The DNA region CACCAGCCTCACCCAATGGTCCGAGCAGCATCTGGCGGCGGTGCTCGACGCGCGGGCGGCCTACGACGCCGCCGAGGGCTGACCTACGACGCCGCCGAGGGCTGTGCCGCCAATTCCAGGAGATGCCCGGCCAATTCGCGCGGCATGGTGATCATGCAGTCGTGCCCGGTGGGCAGCAGCTTGAGCCGCTCGGCGGGCAGATCCGCCGGCGGCAGGGTGCGCGGCATCGCCGCGCGGATGGCCTGGAACTCGGCCCCGCCCCCGGTGCAGTGGATATGAGTCACCGGAATCTCCTGCAGCGCATCGGGATTGCGCAGCACCATCGGCTCGGTGAACGTCTTCAGCGACTGCGGGGTGAGCATCGAGGCCAGCCAGCTCAGATCCGATTCGTCGGTGACCCCGTAGAGGCCGCCGTCGCCCATCGGCTCGGTCTGCGGTGGAACACGCCAGCCGTCACCGAATTCGGCCGCCAGCGCGGCGAAGGCGTCGACCATGGGGGCCATGATGTCCGCGACCGCCTCGCCGTCCCGGGGGACGAAGGTGTCGACATAGACCAGCTCGGCCACCCGATCGGGAAGCGCGTCGGCGAGCGCGGTGATGACGATCCCGGCGTAGCTGTGACCGACCAGCACGAGATCGCGCAACTCGGCCGTGCGCACCAGCTCGACCAGATCCTGAACGTGGGTGCCGAGCCCGACCTCCGGGCCGAGCGACTCGGCGCGTTCGCCGAGGCCGACCAGCGAGGGGGTGAGCACCCGGTGGCCGGCGGCGCTCAGCAGCGGCGCCACCCGCTGCCAGGCCCAACCGCCGTGGAACGCACCGGGAACGAGCAGATAGGTGGCCATCACTTCTCCTGTGTCATCGCTTCGAGGCGGGGCGCGTGGGGTTTCGAGGGCACGTGTTCGGGCCGGACACCGAGTCCGATGACCCGCGCGACCACGTGCGCCAGCCCGGGGAACCGGCGCAGCAGCCGCGCCAGCAGCGGCTTGTCGGTACCGGGTCGTTCGGCGCTCGGATAGAGATCGGTGAGCAGCCGTAGTTGCGCGAATTGCACGACGCGCATGGGCAATTCGCGGCGCCGCTGCACCGCGCGCAACTGGGCGGTGGTGGGTGTGCG from Nocardia tengchongensis includes:
- a CDS encoding alpha/beta fold hydrolase; this translates as MATYLLVPGAFHGGWAWQRVAPLLSAAGHRVLTPSLVGLGERAESLGPEVGLGTHVQDLVELVRTAELRDLVLVGHSYAGIVITALADALPDRVAELVYVDTFVPRDGEAVADIMAPMVDAFAALAAEFGDGWRVPPQTEPMGDGGLYGVTDESDLSWLASMLTPQSLKTFTEPMVLRNPDALQEIPVTHIHCTGGGAEFQAIRAAMPRTLPPADLPAERLKLLPTGHDCMITMPRELAGHLLELAAQPSAAS